The proteins below are encoded in one region of Mus caroli chromosome 10, CAROLI_EIJ_v1.1, whole genome shotgun sequence:
- the LOC110303695 gene encoding trace amine-associated receptor 8b translates to MTSNFSQPALQLCYENTNGSCIKTPYSPGPRVILYMVFGFGAVLAVCGNLLVVISVLHFKQLHSPANFLIASLASADFLVGISVMPFSMVRSIESCWYFGDTFCSLHSCCDAAFCYSSLFHLCFISVDRYIAVTDPLVYPTKFTVSVSGICISISWILPLVYSSAVFYTGISAKGIESLVSALNCVGGCQIVVNXDWVLIDFLLFFIPTLVMIILYSKIFLVAKQQAVKIETSVSGNRGESSSESHKARVAKRERKAAKTLGVTVVAFMVSWLPYTIDSLVDAFVGFITPAYVYEICCWSAYYNSAMNPLIYAFFYPWFRKAIKLILSGEILKSHSSTISLFSE, encoded by the coding sequence ATGACCAGCAACTTTTCCCAACCAGCCCTGCAGCTCTGCTATGAGAACACAAATGGATCCTGCATTAAAACTCCCTATTCTCCAGGGCCCCGGGTCATCCTGTACATGGTCTTTGGCTTTGGGGCTGTGCTGGCAGTGTGTGGGAACCTCCTGGTGGTGATTTCAGTCCTCCATTTCAAGCAGCTGCACTCTCCAGCCAATTTTCTCATTGCCTCTCTGGCCAGCGCTGACTTCTTGGTGGGCATCTCTGTGATGCCCTTCAGCATGGTCAGGTCCATCGAGAGCTGCTGGTACTTTGGAGATACATTTTGTAGCCTTCACAGTTGCTGTGATGCAGCATTTTGCtattcttctctcttccacttgTGCTTCATCTCAGTGGACAGGTACATCGCTGTCACGGACCCTCTGGTCTATCCCACCAAGTTCACAGTGTCTGTGTCTGGAATTTGCATCAGCATCTCCTGGATTCTGCCCCTGGTGTACAGCAGTGCAGTGTTCTACACAGGCATCAGTGCTAAGGGGATTGAAAGCTTAGTAAGTGCTCTGAATTGTGTAGGGGGCTGCCAAATCGTTGTCAATNAAGACTGGGTTTTGAtagattttcttctattcttcATACCTACCCTTGTTATGATCATTCTTTACAGCAAAATATTTTTGGTAGCCAAACAGCAAGCTGTAAAAATTGAAACTTCTGTAAGTGGCAACAGAGGTGAATCATCCTCAGAGAGTCACAAAGCCAGAGTGgccaagagagagaggaaggctgcAAAAACCTTGGGGGTCACTGTGGTGGCTTTTATGGTCTCGTGGCTCCCATACACAATTGACTCATTGGTTGATGCTTTCGTGGGCTTCATTACCCCTGCCTATGTCTATGAAATCTGTTGCTGGAGTGCCTATTATAACTCAGCCATGAACCCTTTgatttatgctttcttttatccttggTTTAGGAAAGCCATAAAGCTTATTTTAAGTGGGGAGATTCTAAAGAGTCATTCATCTACCATAAGTTTGTTTTCAGAGTAA
- the LOC110303812 gene encoding trace amine-associated receptor 8c-like: MTSNFSQPALQLCYENTNGSCIKTPYSPGPRVILYMVYGFGAVLAVCGNLLVVISVFHFKQLHSPANFLIASLASADFLVGISXXXXLVYSSAVFYTGISAKGIESLVSALNCVGGCQIVVNQDWVLISFLLFFIPTLVMIILYSKIFLVAKQQAVKIETSISGNKGESSSESQKARVAKRERKAAKTLGVTVVAFMVSWLPYTIDALVDAFMGFITPAYVYEICCWSAYYNSAMNPLIYAFFYPWFRKAIMLILSGKILKGHSSTTNLFSE; the protein is encoded by the coding sequence ATGACCAGCAACTTTTCCCAACCAGCCCTGCAGCTCTGCTATGAGAACACGAATGGATCCTGCATTAAAACTCCCTATTCTCCAGGGCCCCGGGTCATCCTGTACATGGTCTATGGCTTTGGGGCTGTGCTGGCAGTGTGTGGGAACCTCCTGGTGGTGATTTCAGTCTTCCATTTCAAACAGCTGCACTCTCCAGCCAATTTTCTCATCGCCTCTCTGGCCAGCGCTGACTTCTTGGTGGGCATCTCTGNNNNNNNNNNNCTGGTGTACAGCAGTGCAGTGTTCTACACAGGCATCAGTGCTAAGGGGATTGAAAGCTTAGTAAGTGCTCTGAATTGTGTAGGGGGCTGCCAAATTGTTGTCAATCAAGACTGGGTTTTGataagttttcttttattcttcatacCTACCCTTGTTATGATCATTCTTTACAGCAAAATATTTTTGGTAGCCAAACAGCAAGCTGTAAAAATTGAAACTTCTATAAGTGGCAACAAAGGTGAATCATCTTCAGAGAGTCAAAAAGCTAGAGTGgccaagagagagaggaaggctgcAAAAACCTTGGGGGTCACTGTGGTGGCTTTTATGGTCTCGTGGCTCCCATACACAATTGACGCATTGGTTGATGCTTTCATGGGCTTCATCACTCCTGCCTATGTCTATGAAATCTGTTGCTGGAGTGCCTATTATAACTCAGCCATGAATCCTTTgatttatgctttcttttatccttggTTTAGGAAAGCCATAATGCTTATTTTAAGTGGGAAAATTCTAAAGGGACATTCATCAACTACAAATTTATTTTCAGAGTAA
- the LOC110303780 gene encoding trace amine-associated receptor 9: MTSDFSPEPPMELCYENVNGSCIKSSYAPWPRAILYGVLGLGALLAVFGNLLVIIAILHFKQLHTPTNFLVASLACADFLVGVTVMPFSTVRSVESCWYFGESYCKFHTCFDTSFCFASLFHLCCISIDRYIAVTDPLTYPTKFTVSVSGLCIALSWFFSVTYSFSIFYTGANEEGIEELVVALTCVGGCQAPLNQNWVLLCFLLFFLPTVVMVFLYGRIFLVAKYQARKIEGTANQAQASSESYKERVAKRERKAAKTLGIAMAAFLVSWLPYIIDAVIDAYMNFITPAYVYEILVWCVYYNSAMNPLIYAFFYPWFRKAIKLIVSGKVFRADSSTTNLFSEEAGAS; encoded by the coding sequence ATGACAAGCGACTTCTCCCCAGAACCGCCCATGGAGCTCTGCTATGAGAACGTGAACGGATCCTGCATTAAAAGCTCTTACGCACCCTGGCCTCGAGCCATCCTCTATGGGGTCCTCGGTTTGGGAGCCCTGCTGGCAGTGTTTGGGAACTTACTGGTCATCATTGCCATCCTCCACTTTAAACAGCTGCACACGCCTACGAACTTCCTGGTGGCCTCCCTGGCCTGTGCTGACTTCTTGGTGGGGGTGACAGTGATGCCCTTCAGCACGGTGCGCTCTGTGGAGAGCTGCTGGTACTTTGGGGAGAGTTACTGTAAGTTCCACACGTGTTTCGACACCTCCTTCTGTTTTGCGTCTCTGTTTCATTTATGCTGCATCTCCATTGACCGGTACATTGCAGTTACAGACCCATTGACCTATCCGACCAAGTTCACTGTATCGGTTTCTGGACTGTGCATTGCTCTCTCTTGGTTCTTTTCTGTCACATACAGCTTTTCCATCTTTTACACGGGAGCCAATGAGGAAGGGATTGAGGAATTAGTGGTTGCTCTGACCTGTGTGGGAGGCTGCCAGGCTCCACTGAATCAAAATTGGgttttactttgtttccttttgttctttctgcccactgtggtcatggtgtttctatATGGTCGGATATTTTTGGTGGCAAAGTACCAGGCTAGGAAGATAGAGGGTACAGCCAACCAAGCTCAGGCCTCCTCTGAGAGCTACAAGGAAAGAGTAgccaaaagagagaggaaggctgCCAAAACCTTGGGGATCGCCATGGCTGCATTTCTCGTGTCCTGGCTGCCATACATTATTGATGCGGTGATTGATGCTTACATGAACTTCATTACTCCTGCGTACGTCTATGAGATATTAGTGTGGTGTGTTTACTACAATTCAGCTATGAACCCCTTGATATACGCCTTTTTTTATCCTTGGTTTCGTAAGGCAATAAAACTTATTGTGAGTGGCAAAGTCTTCAGGGCTGATTCATCAACAACTAATCTATTCTCTGAAGAGGCAGGTGCAAGTTAA